A stretch of Cucumis sativus cultivar 9930 chromosome 2, Cucumber_9930_V3, whole genome shotgun sequence DNA encodes these proteins:
- the LOC101214272 gene encoding (R)-mandelonitrile lyase 1 → MENYSTMVAFLLLILVFLSHSQLGLNQDVSYMKFVQDASEFPIKEEYDYIIVGGGTTGCPLAATLSKKFSVLLIERGSEPSKYPSVLNEQQLLNVFTVEDDGKNPFNRFISEDGVENIRGRVLGGSSMINGGVYSRADPEFFRTQLGMQELDMEMVEKAYEWVEEAIVFKPSLNLWQGAFRRFLVEGGVEPDNGFDLRDDVGTKISGSIFDENGTRHGAVELLNKAQPTNLKVAVQAIVQRILFSGLSANGVLYSDSKGKLHTAYIRKEGEIIVSAGAIGSPQLLLLSGIGPKSYLSSLQLPVVLHQPHVGQSMMDYPRFGYVLAWPFPLSFTSSKVIGISQNKTFYFQSIASTTPLSIPPLFSIFPPNSTSLTTTSLATIGGKFSKVASTGSLRLNSSADAASNPIVRFNYYSHPADVAMCVKGVRKVGGFLKTQTVENIKTRDLEGNKTIQFVGLPLPGNLSDDSAVGEFCKKTVTLYWHYHGGCLVGKVVDGNYSVIGVKNLRVLDGSTFAVSPGSNPTATLMMLARYVGLQIMQRRGV, encoded by the exons ATGGAGAATTATTCAACCATGGTTGCATTTCTCCTTCTCATCCttgtctttctctctcactccCAATTAGGACTCAATCAAG atGTTAGCTACATGAAATTTGTACAAGATGCAAGTGAATTCccaataaaagaagaatatgaCTACATAATAGTAGGGGGAGGAACAACAGGGTGTCCATTAGCTGCAACATTATCAAAAAAATTCTCTGTCCTCCTTATTGAAAGAGGCAGTGAACCAAGCAAATATCCCTCTGTATTAAACGAACAACAGTTACTAAACGTTTTCACGGTCGAAGACGACGGCAAGAATCCCTTCAATCGATTCATTTCCGAGGACGGTGTTGAGAACATACGAGGGCGAGTCCTCGGTGGGAGTAGCATGATCAACGGCGGTGTGTACTCGAGAGCTGATCCAGAGTTTTTCAGAACACAATTGGGGATGCAAGAATTGGACATGGAAATGGTGGAGAAGGCATATGAATGGGTTGAAGAGGCTATAGTGTTTAAACCTAGTTTGAATCTTTGGCAAGGTGCTTTTAGAAGGTTTCTTGTTGAAGGTGGAGTTGAGCCTGATAATGGGTTTGATTTAAGAGATGATGTGGGAACTAAAATTTCAGGTTCTATCTTTGATGAGAATGGGACTAGACATGGAGCTGTGGAGCTTTTAAATAAGGCTCAACCTACAAATCTCAAAGTTGCTGTTCAGGCTATTGTTCAAAGAATTCTCTTCTCTG GTTTATCAGCGAATGGGGTTTTGTATTCAGACTCAAAAGGAAAGCTACACACAGCATACATTCGCAAAGAAGGAGAAATCATTGTAAGTGCAGGAGCCATTGGAAGTCCTCAACTTCTCCTTCTAAGTGGGATTGGCCCAAAAtcttatctttcttctttacaaCTACCTGTTGTTCTTCACCAACCACATGTCGGCCAATCCATGATGGACTATCCTCGTTTTGGTTACGTCTTAGCTTGGCCATTTCCATTGAGTTTCACCTCTTCAAAAGTCATAGGAatttcacaaaacaaaaccttCTACTTCCAATCCATTGCTAGTACAACACCGCTCTCAATTCCCCCATTATTTAGCATTTTCCCTCCTAATTCCACTTCTTTAACAACTACTAGCCTGGCTACCATTGGTGGCAAATTTTCTAAAGTTGCCTCCACGGGCTCGCTTCGTTTAAACTCCTCTGCCGATGCAGCAAGCAATCCCATTGTTCGATTCAATTATTATTCTCATCCTGCCGATGTTGCTATGTGTGTTAAGGGAGTGAGAAAAGTGGGAGGTTTTCTTAAAACTCAAACTGTAGAGAATATTAAGACGAGGGATTTGGAGGGTAATAAGACGATTCAATTTGTGGGGCTTCCGTTGCCGGGAAATTTGTCGGATGATAGTGCAGTTGGGGAGTTTTGTAAGAAGACGGTGACGTTGTATTGGCATTACCATGGAGGTTGTTTAGTTGGAAAAGTTGTCGATGGTAATTATAGTGTTATCGGAGTTAAAAATTTGCGTGTACTTGATGGCTCCACTTTTGCAGTCTCGCCGGGATCTAATCCTACTGCCACTCTCATGATGCTTGCTCG ATATGTTGGCCTTCAGATTATGCAACGAAGAGGGGTGTAA
- the LOC101214030 gene encoding (R)-mandelonitrile lyase-like, whose product MKFVHNANKFPEKEEYDYIIIGGGTAGCPLAATLSSKFSVLLLERGNIPNKFPSVLNKQGLMNAFTDKDDGENPFQRFVSEDGVENLRGRILGGSSMINAGFYSRAHKEFFETQEIIEWDMEMVREAYEWVEETLVSEPNLSSWQFAFRKALLEVGVDHDNGFELRHLVGTKIGGSIFDNQGNRHGAVELLNKGESENLKVAVQATVKRILFSDVCVNLLNSLHTIYMNFVGLSANGVLYSDSKGKSHTAFIHEKGEIILSAGAIGSPQLLLLSGVGSTSHLSSLNLPLFLHQPHVGQFMSDNPRFGVNIVLPFPLPTTTVEVVGILEKNTYFESLSSFIPFSIPPSFSLLPPQSTSLNMSLVLISGKFSKVDSLGSLWLNSSTDVRKSPMVRFNYFSHPRDLAQCIGGLRKIQDLLNTQTIENIKTKDLEGKKTLQFLGIPLPENMADDTLVGEFCKRTVTTFWHFHGGCVVGKVVDGTYRVMGIENLRVVDGSTFSESPGTNPMATIMMLGRYVGMKMLQERLSLA is encoded by the exons ATGAAGTTTGTGCACAATGCAAATAAGTTCccagaaaaagaagaatatgaCTACATAATAATAGGAGGAGGAACTGCAGGCTGTCCATTAGCTGCAACATTATCATCAAAATTCTCCGTCCTCCTCTTAGAAAGAGGCAATATTCCCAACAAGTTTCCTTCTGTATTGAACAAACAAGGATTGATGAATGCTTTCACTGACAAAGACGATGGTGAAAATCCCTTCCAACGGTTCGTTTCCGAGGATGGCGTAGAGAATCTAAGAGGGCGGATTTTGGGTGGTAGTAGCATGATCAATGCTGGATTCTATTCAAGGGCTCATAAAGAGTTTTTTGAAACACAAGAAATAATTGAATGGGACATGGAAATGGTGAGAGAAGCTTATGAATGGGTTGAAGAGACTTTGGTTTCTGAACCAAATTTGAGTTCTTGGCAATTTGCTTTTAGAAAGGCATTGTTGGAAGTTGGGGTTGACCATGATAATGGGTTTGAGTTGAGACATCTTGTAGGGACTAAAATTGGAGGTTCTATCTTTGATAACCAAGGCAATAGACATGGAGCTGTAGAGCTTCTTAATAAGGGAGAATCTGAAAATCTTAAAGTTGCAGTTCAGGCTACAGTCAAAAGAATTCTCTTCTCTG ATGTTTGTGTGAATCTACTCAACTCTCTCCATACTATTTACATGAATTTTGTAGGTTTATCTGCAAATGGGGTTTTGTATTCAGATTCGAAAGGAAAGTCACACACAGCATTCATCCATGAGAAAGGAGAGATAATTCTAAGTGCTGGAGCCATTGGTAGCCCTCAACTTCTCCTTCTAAGTGGGGTTGGCTCAACAtctcatctttcttctttaaaccTTCCTCTCTTCCTTCACCAACCCCATGTCGGACAATTCATGTCGGACAACCCTCGATTTGGCGTCAATATTGTGCTTCCATTTCCTCTACCAACGACGACGGTGGAAGTCGTCggaattttagaaaagaatacATATTTTGAGTCTTTGTCAAGCTTTATACCATTCTCAATTCCACCTTCTTTTAgtcttcttcctcctcaatCAACTTCACTGAACATGAGCTTAGTTCTCATCAGTGGAAAATTCTCCAAAGTTGATTCTTTGGGGTCTCTTTGGTTGAATTCTTCTACTGATGTGCGAAAGAGTCCAATGGTTCGATTCAACTATTTTTCGCATCCCCGTGACCTTGCACAATGTATTGGAGGATTAAGAAAGATCCAAGATTTGTTGAACACACAAACGATAGAAAATATTAAGACAAAAGATTTGGAGGGCAAGAAAACACTTCAGTTTCTAGGGATTCCATTGCCGGAAAATATGGCAGATGATACTTTGGTTGGAGAGTTTTGTAAGAGAACGGTGACGACGTTCTGGCATTTCCATGGAGGATGCGTGGTCGGAAAAGTTGTTGATGGTACTTATAGAGTAATGGGAATCGAAAATCTTCGTGTAGTTGATGGCTCCACTTTCTCCGAGTCGCCAGGAACTAATCCTATGGCCACTATCATGATGCTCGGACG ATATGTTGGCATGAAAATGCTTCAAGAAAGATTGAGTTTAGCGTAA